A single window of Leishmania panamensis strain MHOM/PA/94/PSC-1 chromosome 35 sequence DNA harbors:
- a CDS encoding actin-like protein, putative (TriTrypDB/GeneDB-style sysID: LpmP.35.3390), whose product MPSASADVQSVVVDVGTRNTRVGFSGEEAPRTILRSCVGLPCTKRPRPTLLQHPFDIVAGDAAYQDGGLLALTFPVRTGHVHDYDALEKLLLYALVEEARVPPDASPFLFLEPADHSRLDRERLCELLFESFNIPLAGLLTNTAATLYSSGRTSGLALDSGAGRTCVAAVEEGYTLAHSVRSSSIAGEALTDELFAALRADGYPLSTAADRDIVEAAKEALCRVSADAKDEEAQQVGTHDHPDPADGFVLPDQERLFLLEHAYKVPEALFDDTYLTYTTDTSAGIPTTPTGYSQSNHVVKKTLGGWVGMLRDAAATAPRFLEQTLYENVVLGGGNTLFRGTEQRLQRAIAAVAPTGAQATCVAFPERGAAAWVGASIWGCSSVFPDTCLAKATYDEQGSSVVHLYTQ is encoded by the coding sequence ATGCCCAGTGCCTCCGCTGACGTACAGagcgtggtggtggacgtTGGCACTCGCAACACTCGCGTCGGCTTcagtggggaggaggcaccCCGTACAATACTCCGCAGCTGCGTAGGGCTCCCTTGCACGAAGCGACCGCGCCCAacgctcctccagcacccaTTTGACATTGTAGCCGGTGATGCAGCCTACCAGGACGGCGGCCTGCTGGCGCTCACGTTTCCCGTGAGGACGGGCCACGTGCATGACTACGATGCActcgagaagctgctgctctaTGCACTTGTGGAGGAGGCCCGCGTCCCACCCGATGCATcgccgtttctctttcttgagCCTGCTGATCACTCGCGACTTGACCGAGAGCGCCTCTGCGAGCTGCTGTTCGAATCCTTCAACATTCCTCTCGCAGGGTTGCTGACGAACACGGCGGCCACGCTCTACTCGAGTGGGCGCACGAGCGGCTTGGCTCttgacagcggcgccggccgCACCTGCGTTGCCGCAGTAGAGGAGGGTTACACCTTAGCACACTCGGTGAGGTCGTCCTCGATTGCTGGCGAGGCGCTGACCGACGAGCTGTTCGCCGCGCTGCGAGCAGATGGATACCCgctctccaccgccgccgaccgCGACATTGTGGAAGCTGCGAAGGAAGCGCTGTGTCGTGTCTCCGCCGACGCGAAGGACGAGGAAGCCCAGCAGGTTGGCACGCACGACCACCCAGACCCCGCTGATGGGTTCGTCCTGCCCGATCAAGAGCGTCTTTTCTTGCTCGAGCACGCCTACAAAGTTCCTGAGGCTCTGTTCGACGACACGTACCTCACCTACACCACCGACACCTCGGCAGGGATACCCACCACCCCAACAGGGTACTCGCAGAGCAACCATGTAGTGAAGAAGACGTTAGGAGGGTGGGTAGGCATGCTACgcgatgctgccgccaccgccccgcGGTTCCTTGAGCAAACCCTTTACGAGAACGTCGTTCTTGGCGGTGGCAATACACTTTTCCGTGGCacggagcagcgcctccagcgagcgattgccgccgtcgcgcctACAGGGGCGCAGGCCACCTGCGTCGCGTTCCCAGAACgtggggcggcggcgtgggtgggggcGTCTATCtggggctgcagcagcgtctttCCTGACACGTGCCTCGCCAAGGCCACGTACGACGAGCAGGGGAGCAGCGTGGTGCATCTTTACACACAGTAG
- a CDS encoding hypothetical protein (TriTrypDB/GeneDB-style sysID: LpmP.35.3400): MLRRSPGRHIKPFLHAFSPGVRPSEKGMLYRNNYMNAHAQVASIPNTHRSYRERTTFLLLLIPEQIFLTIMILVTGCVAVTVVFRQQPFTTTVNKDRWLSGGMNPHEQYERNATMSQIFEMHKAAIDNTRAELTQPEVFSAPSGYHSPSGLYNP, translated from the coding sequence ATGCTCCGTCGCTCCCCTGGCCGGCACATAAAGCCATTTCTACACGCCTTCTCCCCTGGTGTGCGTCCGTCCGAGAAAGGAATGCTGTACCGCAACAACTACATGAACGCGCACGCCCAAGTCGCCTCAATCCCGAATACGCACCGGTCGTACAGGGAGCGGACCACCttcctgttgctgctgataCCTGAACAAATATTCCTTACCATCATGATCCTTGTCACTGGTTGTGTGGCGGTCACGGTGGTATTTCGCCAGCAgcccttcaccaccaccgtgaATAAAGATCGCTGGCTTTCCGGTGGCATGAATCCACATGAGCAGTACGAGCGCAACGCGACAATGTCGCAGATATTCGAGATGCACAAGGCGGCCATCGACAACACGCGCGCTGAGCTTACGCAGCCAGAGGTCTTTAGCGCACCTAGCGGCTATCATAGCCCCTCCGGCCTGTACAACCCCTAA